CGATAAGGACCAACATGCCGATAGTTCCCCGAGGTGGCTTATTCGGGTGTGGGTTCGGTCGTAACCGGGCGGCTGCCGCCAAAGAGTGGTCTTGACGACAGGAACCGGGGCGGGCGACGTCGCCCGCCCCGGTCGTGGGGTAACCCTGGTCAGTTCATCCAGTTGGTACGCGGGCAGAACTGCACGCCTTCGATGTCGGCGACACCGTCCTGGTCGGAGTCGACGTCACCGTCACGGGTCGAGTAGATGTCGAGCGAGTTCGCGTCGATGGCGCCGTCGCCGTTCCAGTCGACCAGCTTGCCCTTGAAGGTTCCGACGATGAAGGCATTGGCCAGTGGCCCGGTCGGAGTGTCCAGCGTTCCCAGGATGCTGTTGCCGGGGAACAGGACGTCCTCCAGCGAGCTGCCCCGCATCGTGTCGAAGTTGAGGTAGCCCCAGGTGTGTACCCGGCCGCGGACATAGCGGATCGCCGGCTCGCCCTTGATCAGCATGTTCGGGTCCAGGGTCCACTCACCGGAACGCTTGGCCGCGACCATCTCGTTGCGGTGACCCAGTGAGTCGTCGTCGGCCCGCCCGGAGAGGAAGACCGGACGCAGCCCCCGCGATTCGAAGTAGAAGCTGCCACGGCCGGCGTTGACGTGGTTGGTCAGCCCGCGGAACACGAAGTTCTCGGTGTGCGGCGAACCGTCCTCGTGCAGACCGTCGAGGGTCTTACTGATGATCAGCTTCTGGTTTCGGGTGTCGACGTTCGGGCATGCGTGCGCCTGTCCGTAGCTGCGCGCCAGACCCTGCGGCGAGAGCGTGATCTTGCCCCAGTTGCGGCCGCTTTCGTCCAGCGCGACGTAGACGTCGCAATGGATGTTCAGCAGGATGGTCTCGTCGAAGGTCCGACTCGAGTCGTAGGTGAACGACCGGTTGTCGAAGGACGGCAGGCCGGTGCGTAGTTCCGAACCGAACAGCCGCGCCCACTCGCCGACGTCCGGGTCGTCGTCGTTGGCGTGCCGGTCCAGCACACGGAGCGCGTCGGTGCCACCGATCTTCTCGAGGGCCCAGAGGGCGTTCCACCTGACCTGCCGGTCGGAGTCGTTGGCGACCGACTCGGCGAGCAGATCGACGGCGCCACTGAGCCGGCGGTCCATCGCCTGGTACAGCGACTGCTCTCGAATCATCGGGTCCCGGTGGTGCAGGGCCTCGTGCACGACCTGCTCGTCGGTGCGGGCGTCGAGCCGGACCGCGCCGC
The sequence above is a segment of the Solwaraspora sp. WMMD406 genome. Coding sequences within it:
- a CDS encoding HEAT repeat domain-containing protein; this encodes MTIQSVSAFTGGAGSAPEWEHYLEGDPALLNSEFGDMLERGAVRLDARTDEQVVHEALHHRDPMIREQSLYQAMDRRLSGAVDLLAESVANDSDRQVRWNALWALEKIGGTDALRVLDRHANDDDPDVGEWARLFGSELRTGLPSFDNRSFTYDSSRTFDETILLNIHCDVYVALDESGRNWGKITLSPQGLARSYGQAHACPNVDTRNQKLIISKTLDGLHEDGSPHTENFVFRGLTNHVNAGRGSFYFESRGLRPVFLSGRADDDSLGHRNEMVAAKRSGEWTLDPNMLIKGEPAIRYVRGRVHTWGYLNFDTMRGSSLEDVLFPGNSILGTLDTPTGPLANAFIVGTFKGKLVDWNGDGAIDANSLDIYSTRDGDVDSDQDGVADIEGVQFCPRTNWMN